In one Portunus trituberculatus isolate SZX2019 chromosome 31, ASM1759143v1, whole genome shotgun sequence genomic region, the following are encoded:
- the LOC123511562 gene encoding growth arrest-specific protein 1-like isoform X2, which yields MRQDAVVWPWVVAWAAVANVAVGGGEQNTTTSRPTSMMPTPAATPMTCEDARIKCALREGCGMALQNYMLGCADLISGKSAECDPYCRNSLIALTSTEEGHALMDCVCSDDYCRESKQRVEVCRVEVLRANANSTVVTCSVAHWICSADTLCSTAITYYDRYCRKMFLGKECSFRCNNSLGILQRQAKAAKLASCTCDGTEPFDCEGIKNNTARLCFPHWEKAAEEEQDLEEEEERTNQVDTSGATTHSLSGLGVGIDRGTLWTAQLPLLLLLLLTPAR from the exons ATGCGGCAGGACGCCGTGGTGTGGCCTTGGGTGGTGGCGTGGGCGGCGGTGGCTAACGTGGCGGTGGGCGGCGGGGAgcagaacaccaccacctctcggCCCACGTCCATGATGCCCACGCCCGCGGCCACGCCCATGACGTGTGAGGACGCTCGCATCAAGTGTGCACTGCGGGAGGGCTGTGGCATGGCGCTGCAAAACTACATGCTGGGCTGCGCTGACCTCATCTCTGGCAAGAGCGCGGAGTGTGACCCCTACTGCAGGAACTCCCTCATCGCCCTCACCTCCACCGAGGAGGGGCACGCCCTTATGGAT tgtgtgtgtagcgaCGACTACTGCCGGGAAAGCAAGCAGCGGGTGGAGGTGTGCCGCGTGGAGGTGCTGCGGGCCAATGCTAACTCCACGGTGGTCACCTGCAGCGTGGCGCACTGGATCTGCTCCGCCGACACCCTCTGCTCCACCGCCATCACCTACTATGACCGATATTGCCGCAAGATGTTCCTGGGCAAAGA GTGCAGTTTCCGGTGCAACAACAGCCTGGGTATCCTGCAGCGCCAGGCCAAGGCGGCCAAGCTGGCCAGCTGCACGTGTGACGGCACAGAGCCCTTCGACTGTGAGGGCATCAAGAACAACACGGCGCGGTTGTGCTTCCCCCACTGGGAgaaggcggcggaggaggagcaggacctagaagaggaggaggaaagaacgaaCCAGGTGGATACATCGGGGGCGACGACCCACTCCCTCAGCGGCTTGGGGGTCGGCATTGACAGGGGCACGCTTTGGACAGCTCAActcccactgctgctactgctgctcctgaCGCCAGCACG GTAG
- the LOC123511562 gene encoding growth arrest-specific protein 1-like isoform X1 — translation MQRGGMRQDAVVWPWVVAWAAVANVAVGGGEQNTTTSRPTSMMPTPAATPMTCEDARIKCALREGCGMALQNYMLGCADLISGKSAECDPYCRNSLIALTSTEEGHALMDCVCSDDYCRESKQRVEVCRVEVLRANANSTVVTCSVAHWICSADTLCSTAITYYDRYCRKMFLGKECSFRCNNSLGILQRQAKAAKLASCTCDGTEPFDCEGIKNNTARLCFPHWEKAAEEEQDLEEEEERTNQVDTSGATTHSLSGLGVGIDRGTLWTAQLPLLLLLLLTPAR, via the exons AT GCAGAGAGGCGGCATGCGGCAGGACGCCGTGGTGTGGCCTTGGGTGGTGGCGTGGGCGGCGGTGGCTAACGTGGCGGTGGGCGGCGGGGAgcagaacaccaccacctctcggCCCACGTCCATGATGCCCACGCCCGCGGCCACGCCCATGACGTGTGAGGACGCTCGCATCAAGTGTGCACTGCGGGAGGGCTGTGGCATGGCGCTGCAAAACTACATGCTGGGCTGCGCTGACCTCATCTCTGGCAAGAGCGCGGAGTGTGACCCCTACTGCAGGAACTCCCTCATCGCCCTCACCTCCACCGAGGAGGGGCACGCCCTTATGGAT tgtgtgtgtagcgaCGACTACTGCCGGGAAAGCAAGCAGCGGGTGGAGGTGTGCCGCGTGGAGGTGCTGCGGGCCAATGCTAACTCCACGGTGGTCACCTGCAGCGTGGCGCACTGGATCTGCTCCGCCGACACCCTCTGCTCCACCGCCATCACCTACTATGACCGATATTGCCGCAAGATGTTCCTGGGCAAAGA GTGCAGTTTCCGGTGCAACAACAGCCTGGGTATCCTGCAGCGCCAGGCCAAGGCGGCCAAGCTGGCCAGCTGCACGTGTGACGGCACAGAGCCCTTCGACTGTGAGGGCATCAAGAACAACACGGCGCGGTTGTGCTTCCCCCACTGGGAgaaggcggcggaggaggagcaggacctagaagaggaggaggaaagaacgaaCCAGGTGGATACATCGGGGGCGACGACCCACTCCCTCAGCGGCTTGGGGGTCGGCATTGACAGGGGCACGCTTTGGACAGCTCAActcccactgctgctactgctgctcctgaCGCCAGCACG GTAG